In a genomic window of Bacteroidales bacterium:
- a CDS encoding HEPN domain-containing protein — MGTAEQIDYWINTAIDDLQTADLLISNGKILHGLFFSHLCIEKAIKAHFVRFTADIPPKSHNLLYLLSKTDLSLSEDEKDLCSILMTYQLEGRYPEYYPSTPSMKSAIEILSQTKLLFECLKEKL; from the coding sequence ATGGGAACAGCAGAACAAATAGATTACTGGATCAATACAGCAATTGACGATCTTCAAACTGCTGATTTGCTTATTTCTAATGGGAAAATACTTCATGGATTGTTTTTCAGCCACCTGTGTATTGAGAAAGCAATTAAAGCTCACTTTGTCCGATTTACCGCAGACATACCTCCAAAGTCGCACAACCTGCTTTACTTGTTATCAAAAACTGATTTATCGCTGAGTGAGGATGAAAAAGACCTGTGCAGTATCCTGATGACATATCAGCTTGAGGGACGTTATCCTGAATATTATCCATCAACCCCTTCAATGAAATCAGCAATTGAAATACTGTCGCAAACAAAACTATTATTTGAATGTCTCAAAGAGAAGTTATAG
- a CDS encoding SPASM domain-containing protein, whose product MEILSIRGFKAVLYFWSGLIRNVTAGRLINYLKLRLSYHLAGFQKHPRHWGFPVAVSVEPTTACNLQCPECPTGRGTLQRPAGKLSIEQFDYYLQKLPREVSWLTFYFQGEPFLNRNFIDMVKLAKKRRMIVTTSTNGHFLNLENATKAIESGLDKIIISLDGADADTYLNYRKGGSFDKVVEGIKQLTAKKKELGSHKPLVCIQFLVFKQNEHQLEAMTLLSRELGADVLEFKTAQHYDFEEGSPYMTSLDKYSRYRLAGNGKYAIKNKLHNRCWRMWSSSVITWDGKVVPCCYDKDASYCFGNLQESGFEEIWKGAEADKFRRQLLHSRKDIEICRNCHE is encoded by the coding sequence CAATCCGGGGTTTCAAAGCAGTATTGTATTTTTGGTCGGGTTTGATCCGAAATGTTACAGCAGGTCGTTTGATCAATTATCTAAAACTTCGTTTAAGCTATCATTTGGCCGGTTTTCAAAAACATCCACGTCATTGGGGATTTCCTGTGGCGGTTTCGGTTGAACCAACTACCGCCTGCAATCTTCAGTGCCCTGAATGCCCAACGGGAAGGGGAACATTGCAACGACCTGCCGGTAAACTCAGCATTGAACAATTTGATTATTATCTCCAGAAATTGCCCCGTGAAGTTTCATGGTTAACTTTCTATTTCCAGGGCGAACCCTTTTTGAACCGCAATTTCATTGACATGGTAAAACTGGCGAAAAAACGCCGGATGATTGTTACCACTTCCACCAACGGACACTTTCTGAACCTCGAAAATGCAACAAAAGCAATAGAATCAGGGCTCGATAAAATCATTATTTCCCTTGACGGTGCTGATGCCGATACCTATCTGAATTACCGCAAAGGAGGAAGTTTTGACAAGGTCGTTGAGGGAATAAAACAACTTACAGCGAAGAAAAAGGAACTGGGTTCGCACAAACCATTGGTTTGCATACAATTTCTTGTGTTCAAACAAAATGAGCACCAACTCGAGGCAATGACCCTGCTGAGCCGGGAACTTGGCGCCGATGTACTGGAATTTAAAACCGCGCAACACTATGACTTTGAGGAAGGCAGTCCATACATGACCAGCCTCGATAAATATTCGCGCTACCGCCTGGCCGGCAATGGCAAATACGCCATCAAAAATAAATTGCATAACCGCTGCTGGAGGATGTGGAGTTCATCCGTTATCACCTGGGATGGCAAGGTTGTGCCCTGCTGTTACGACAAAGACGCATCCTATTGCTTTGGAAATCTTCAGGAATCAGGCTTTGAAGAAATCTGGAAAGGAGCTGAAGCGGACAAATTCCGCCGGCAACTCTTACATTCCCGAAAGGATATTGAAATATGCAGAAACTGCCATGAATAA
- a CDS encoding nucleotidyltransferase domain-containing protein, producing the protein MSQREVIDKLRKYCLLLNSSGITVEKAFLYGSWARGNAMADSDIDVMIVSSQFDTDDHSIKAKAWRMTEKIDLKIEPYTVGLNKFMNDKVSPLVQLVREQGVEIVF; encoded by the coding sequence ATGTCTCAAAGAGAAGTTATAGACAAGCTCCGCAAGTATTGCTTACTGCTAAATTCATCGGGTATTACTGTTGAAAAGGCTTTTCTTTATGGCAGTTGGGCTCGTGGCAATGCAATGGCTGACAGCGACATAGATGTTATGATCGTGTCTTCGCAGTTTGATACCGACGATCATTCAATCAAGGCAAAAGCCTGGAGAATGACTGAAAAAATTGATCTAAAGATTGAACCCTATACCGTAGGACTTAATAAATTCATGAACGATAAAGTTTCTCCACTGGTTCAGTTGGTGAGGGAACAAGGTGTCGAGATTGTATTCTAG
- the frr gene encoding ribosome recycling factor, which translates to MNEETQFVLDEAEESMQHALKHLERELHKIRAGKASPQMLESVKIDYYGVITPIDQVSNINTPDPRQIIVQPWDKNMLPVIEKAIQAANLGFNPQNNGEILRILVPSLTEERRRDLVKIAKNETESAKVAVRNIRRSANESAKKLEKDGIPEDEVKHLEKEIQVLTDRFIEKVEHLMEAKDKDIMTV; encoded by the coding sequence ATGAACGAAGAAACCCAATTCGTGCTTGACGAAGCAGAAGAAAGCATGCAGCACGCACTCAAACACCTTGAGCGCGAACTGCATAAAATCAGGGCAGGCAAGGCCAGTCCGCAAATGCTTGAAAGCGTTAAGATTGACTACTATGGTGTGATCACCCCCATTGACCAGGTTTCAAACATTAACACCCCCGATCCCCGTCAGATCATTGTGCAACCCTGGGACAAAAACATGCTCCCGGTGATTGAGAAGGCTATACAGGCTGCCAATCTTGGTTTCAACCCACAGAACAATGGCGAAATTCTCCGCATTCTGGTTCCCTCGCTTACCGAAGAGCGCCGCCGCGACCTGGTAAAAATTGCCAAAAATGAAACTGAAAGCGCTAAAGTGGCTGTCAGAAACATCCGTCGCAGCGCCAATGAATCGGCTAAAAAACTGGAGAAAGACGGCATCCCCGAAGATGAAGTCAAACATCTTGAAAAAGAAATTCAGGTCCTCACCGACCGTTTCATCGAAAAGGTTGAACACCTGATGGAAGCCAAAGACAAGGATATCATGACCGTATGA